AGAGTTTGTGCTCACCTTGAGTCTTGACAAATAAAGAGTGGTTGACATGAGACATTGTGAAACCAAGATGTAGAAGAAAGTTTTTTTAAGACGAGTAAACCATTCCCAAAGTGCCTATTTTAGACCATATAAACTCTTCTTAGTTAAACACACATGATTAGGATTATTAGTGTCAACAAATCCCTGGGATTGCTCCATAAAGATTTGTTCAGAGAGGTTACCATGCAGAAATGTATGGGACACATCCAATTGATTGACGAACCAACTGTGTGATGCAGCAAGTGTAAGGACTGTACGAATGGTAGTAGCTTTGGCAACGGGGCTAAATGTCTCCTTATAGTCAATACTAGATTGTTGGATAAAGCCACGTGCCACTAGACGAGCCTTGTGGCATTCAATAAAGCCATCAGACTTTCGTTTGATACGAAACAACCAACGAGACGTAATGATATTGTGATTGGAAGGTTCAGGATCCAGAATCCATTTACCATTGTCCATGAGAGcctttatttcatctaaaacatATGGGATCAACATTACCATTTGGGTGAGACGCAGTAAGGCCCTCAAACTTTCCACGGAACTTAAGTGTGGAGCTTCGGAGCATTGGATGAGCATACATAATCATAGTTGTAGGAGAAGCGATATATGTCGGACTAGTAGAAGTGGAGCTGAATCTGAGCCATCAATAGCAGCAATGGTCTGCGGTATTGATGAGGAGAATAATTCCGATGAAGGTTGTAAGGAAGTGAAGTAAGAGAAAACTTACCGAACGGTCGCCGGTGCTAAAGTCATCTGTTACTGATTGTGTTTCCTCGATCGATGCCCGTGTTAAACAAAACAGCATTGCGATTGCACAATTGTAAAAGGTGAAAAGGCTAAGAATTTAGTTGGGGAGGTTTGGTGGATGCTAGGGTTCAGAAAATAAAAGGGTTAGATTTTGGTAAAACATTAATTAGTTAAATGAGTTTATCCTTTTAATTAGCAACTCAAATCATttattaaatgagttagatgataTTTATCACCCAACACATAAATGGGTCATCCTAATTCATTGAAGTGTAAGTTATATGAGTTGTTAAATGGATTGTGATGCATTTTGATATCCCTGGTATTATGGTAtcatagagaaaaaaaaattaaatatgttaaaGCGGTTGAACCGAAGATGTTATTTAATCCCTGAAACATGGTTGTTAAAGTCAtcgatgttaaaaaaaaaacttagaagcaaaggaaaagaaaaattactGGACGATGGCATGTGGTACAGTCGTTGGATGCTGGTTGGCTTTCCTTGGTCCACGCCGGTGTTAAAGAAAACTGGGTTACGATTGCACGATTGCAAAAGGGAAAAAGATGAGAATTTAATTTGAGAGATTTGGTGTAGGTTAAAGTTTTAATGGGAATAAAAGTAAAAGGATTGGGTTTTGGCAACATATTAATGGATTAAATGAGTTGATTTTTtaagtgggttactaaacccagccactaatttatacttctagccccgtgaatagaccgaactaccctttgcactaaatttgaaaaaactcaaaacctctcaagaaccctatacgatttttgctcaaatccggacaaattagtgaactgaatcatggatggtgacaaaagccgtaaagggaaagctaaagtggtaagatttaccgttttatttcgttgatttttaCATCGAACTGAAATCTGTGGGGCTTTTTTTGAATTCACTGGAATCGCAGTCtggcgtatgagcatcacgcccgacctgtggttccaGCGTGAGacaatcacgcccgaccagtggtgcgggcgtgataggcacaggcccgcaccactggtcggacgTGATGCTCATACACCCGAACCGCAGGTCGGACGTGATGCTCATACACCCGAAccgcaggtcgggcgtgatgcgcttacgcccgcaccactggtcgggcgtaatgttcatacgcccgaccagtggtcttggcgtgattcccttacgcccaaggtttttttttataaaaatttacattatttagtgtaatttagtgtaattttattaatttagtgtaattttattaatttagtttaactttagtataaatttagcataatttttacaattttattaatttagtgtaattttataaatttagtataaatttagtataattttaatataaatttagtataaatttagtataattttaatataaatttagtataattttataattttagtataattataattatttacaattttattaatttagtagtattttagcataattttataactttagtataatttacattatttacaattttattaattttgtgtaatttataatttatatgttaccattttttattaactatatgtaatttttttttgtagacggagcggcctactaggggtggcaaatccatcccgtcatctgctcgtcgtctagatatggacggcgaggatgatacaccacgccatacgagattgcgtggtattgatatatccGGTCGTAGGCGTAGAGGGGCTGCGACAGACCAGTTGAGGAGGGGACCGATTGTGGAGCAGCCCGATATTGATGGATCGGAGGGGGCGATagattttgatgacagagagccTGATAGCGATACTTTTGAGGACTACCTGGATGTAGCAGCCCGGGCAGTGCGAAAGTCTGCAGTTGCACGtgatcgcgaggttgaggatagcgatgagcagccgacccagcgcgtaggaggtcattttgcgagtacatgtattttttataattttagtataattttagtatattttagtataattttagtatattagtataattttagtattttagtataattttagtatattttagtataattttagtataatttagtataattttagtattttagtataattttagtattttagtatattttagtataattttataactttcagggacaagcaaacgtcccaaagctagtgaggacgagagctgaCTAGTTACTGGACCGGTGGATGGTGgccccgttgatggttccgtgattcctagttttctaggacatgttgcctcacggatgttgggaggagagattcggtcgtttctgacatgctacaacagatcatcaGCATGTcgagatttgtgtcagtggttttctggtgcgtcatccaaggtaagaataatatagtgtgtcaacatttattgtaattcgtatttttaactataaacataaaaaacattcagtaattgtataaattgtatatgtgtcattttacagctgcaggagatgatcgagaagactggtttgtctcaccttccacatgccatgtttaagaacctcgacactccgctgttgactgcgttcgtggagcggtggcagcccgatacgaactccttccacatgccgttcggggagatgactatccagctacatgatgtgtggcagattcttcggatcccgatcgacggtccgatggtgtccgagtctcccactactgaagggcttcatgccatgtgcatgatgatgtttggggtgaaTCAGGATCAGCTTCTGTTGCCGGGCTGACATTTATGgggtggtggaggtgtatttgttcaGGCTGTACACGGGCTTGTCACccagggtagggatgacgctactcgggccacagcgtggatgtggcttatgcttggatccactaTGTTTGTTGACaatagtggagataggattagacCGGCCCATCTTGTTGAGGTTTACGACGGTGTCAGCGGGGCAActggactatcatgggggtctgctacacttgccatgttgtaccggcagcagaggatagcgagcagaggagactgttcatgtatatgcggatgtttgaccctactgcaggcatggatatacgagtatttttcggtgttccggccgcatagaggagctcacttgatcccagctgaccatgcccatgcactgagatgggaggtcggggtaccaggcaagacgaccacccgactagataccatacgcgggcagctggaccgtatgacggcggcagaggtattttataaaattttagaattaatttaagtattatttatagtatattattattttttattgagtattatttttttcaggtgacgtggttgccttatggtcttgtccccgatgatgatcggcttcgagtgtcctacgccggttggatacggtgtagagacatcgtcgagccgtatatgcccgatcgagcgctgcgacaggtcggatatactcagcctatcccagctgagcgtattagacctgataaagcagtacgaccatggagatctatagcgtataagctcacgcattccttagtcacagttgaggatacctggcggagatttccatcggctcgggggcattaatcggaggagatgccgaccagttggatacgatcccactgcctgtgatcctgcttatatggactggtatatgcgatattcgcatcctcatctccttcatgcaccacaggctggaccggtacagcatgctcgcgccaacaacgaatttgtaagtttattattatttagtattagtttatatgtgtttaatttttaatatttatttattaatttttttgcagtgggttagctggttgtggcgtgtcacccaactagcggctacccaccgatctaaCGAGGATGCTCCACGCATTAAAAGgaagatggatgagtttatggatgcgtggcgtcggaCGAACTAGATTATTAACCGTAGTTCATTTAAGTGTGAATTATATGAATTGTTAAATGAATTGTGACCCATTTTAACACCCCTAGAATTATGGTATTAAAATAATCTTTTCTAAGTCTCTTAAATGGTTAAACCGAAGATGTTGTCAGTTATTAGTTGTCTTTCCTTGATCGATGTCGGTGTTAAAGAAAGCAGGGTCATGATAAATTGGGTTGCGATTGCACAATTCTAAAGGCTGGGAAAGTTGAGAAGTTAATTCGGGAGGTTTGATAGAGGCTGAGGTTCAGATagaataaaagtaaaaagaGTTGGGCTttgacaaaatatttaattagtcaAATACatccatttattttttaaatgagTTAAATGTGTAAACATATTTATCACCCCACGTATAAATGGGTGATCCTAATTTATTTAAGTGCGGGTTAAATTGGTTGTGATCCATTTTAACACCtctataataattatatttacataaaaaatatatatttttctaaatCTGTTAACAGAGTTGAACCAAAGATGTTATTTAATCCCTGAAAATAGGGTTGTTAGAATCTCCGgtattaaaaaaacaaactcAGAACTGGATAGTCCGTTGTTTAATAGATTGATCCTTTTAATTAGCAATCTCATTAGTTTATTATATAAGTAAGATAAATCAACTTATTTACTATCGAATTATAATAGGTCATTCTAATTTATTTAAGTGTGCATTATATGAGTTGTTTAATAGATTGTGACACATTTTGACATCCCTTTATATCCCCTCTCCATGTTGAACTTAAGGCGATTCTGGTTAGTGTCCCCTTAGCACGAGAAGTTGATTCCCCAAACATTCGGGTTGGTTCTGAGTTTTACAGACAATAAAACTTCTTACAGAAGATGTCAAATTGCTCCAACTGGATTGGTATTCTTCTGGAGggctttttacatgaatatcaaGAAGATGCAAATAACTTCATAAACCTCAATGGATGTATTACATGATAAGGATTAACCTCTTTAAATTAATATCTTGTATATATCTCTAatatttatttgtaattatctaTCAGTTATTAGTTGTAATTATCTATTAGTTATTTGTTGTAGATCTTTCTATTACAACAAACTTATCTCTGTCTTTTCTAGGTTTGTATTCCTATTTATATTGCTGCTCTTTATCAATAATATTCACTTCAACTCATATTCTCTATATTACAAGTGTCAGGCCAATACCTAGGCCCACCAACAAACTTCATGGGCTTCTCCTGATGTAAATGCTCTTCTTTTTTTAAGAGAGAAATGCTCTTCTTTCTTAATACTAGtactttatttgtttatttttcaaaatatatatatatataaacaaactGTATGTGTAGATATAaatttcttttcaaaaaaaaaagtgtagatataaattttaaaatactatTATATAAAAATCTCACaaggttaaaattaattaagaaaGTTATTGGAATTCATAATATATGAAATAAAATCGCTAATTAGTTTACTAATGGAGAATGAAGAAAATGTGGCATGAGGTATGTATAATAGATGTATGAATTAATTATGTAATTAAATTTGTTGAGGCATTTCCTTTCCTCCTAAAAAAGCAGCGAAAAGCACAAGAGACCTTTCTGGCTGTGAAAATGGAGCTTCATGAGACGCCCCTCTAATCGTAGCATAAGATAACATCATATCACCATATACTTGTGTCCATCCACCAACCTgaacatatataatatatacaatATGCTTAATTTTCGacttaaatcattcaatttcaTCTAATATTTCAAGTTGTATCAAtaaaataattcaattttaattttatttcggCATTCTTAACCCCTAAAGATTGACTAGATACGTACCTGCTTTCCCTGAAACCATGTCCTATATGGAACAGTTATGTTAAGCCCGTGTTCCTTTGCCAATCTATCCACAAGTGTCCTTGTTCCTGTCAGCGGCAGCACTGAATCTTGGTCCCCGCTGCACAAgtttttaaacataaaatactttgaaaaatatcaaataaattattaatttaaccCTTAGAGATAACCAGTGTTTGTGTTTTATACCTGTAAACCAGAACCCGAATACCAGAACTGATAAGGTCTCCAAGTACAGGAATCATTGGTATCTCCAGATTTTGCATATTGTATCTCACCACACTATCATCAAAACatacaaataaattattattattaactcaAAAGTTCCTTATAATTCTGAATCTTTTTCCTTAGATATTTGATTATTTCTCCAAGTCTGCCCACAGCCGCAGCCTCATGAAATTATAAGAAAACTGCAAGTTTTGATTGTATTGGAAGGAGGAAATGAATTACTTGCTGCATATAGTCCATTGATTGACACCATGAAGCCGAGCATGTAAAGCATTTTGTACATCTTTTCTGTTTAAATAGGTGCTTGTTTCATCTTCAACACAGACATTAATTTCACCCATGTATTCCTGCTCACTTTTGCTACATCAACATATATGTAATTCTAATTCAAACAAATATGAAACTTGAGAATTGGGGAAATCACTTACCAAATGATTTAACTTGTGGGATTGTGATTGAATCGATGATAAGCAAACATCAAGAGTAATATCATAAGTGTCAATGAATTTACTAATTTCTCTAGAGACTTGGCGGTTAACTCTAGAACAATCAAGTGAAAGAGAGCCAGTAGCTGCATATTGTCTCCTGATTTGAGAAAAGTTGCAAACGGTGGTAAAAATATCATATGTTGCATCTGATATTAACCCATGAGACCATAAATATTCTGCTCTTGAGTTGAAGTCTGTATTGAATTCTAATAGAGGATTTCCTAGCTGCATTACATAGTAAATGTAAGAAGAAGCAAAATGacaaatcaaaataaaagttgttatttttatttcactCACTGCTATTCCTTTGAGGTTGATTTTTGCTTTGGATTGGACAATTTTATGTGCAAGCTGAGGGACATAGTGACCTGATGAAAATAATGAGATGAGATTCAGAATTCGATATGTTGTATTTGACAATGACATTGTTGTTAATTAAGGATTGGATTGAACATGCCTGCATAGCTCTCCCCAGTGATGAAGAAATCTCTGTCTTTATACTCAGGGAATTGGGTAAACCAGGCTTCGAGGAATGAAAGATTATCTTGTGCTATTATTGCAAGAATTAGACCCTTTTTCATCAGTTCAACATAAAGCAAAAAAGTGTAGCAGTGAGTAAATGGTGGTGAtgcaataaataatttataagttATAGAATTAGAAACCTGTAATCTCATCATTAACAGAAGTGTAAAAGGAGTGATTAGCAGAGTAGGAGAAGCCAACTCCTGCAGGTGATTCTAGGTACAGCATATTTGCTTCTGTAAAACGaaaattaaaatgaatgaaAATCGTAACAAATTAAGAACAATGACTCACATCAATTAAGGTTGACAGGcagaaaattttaatttgaaaaggCATCGTTTAAAGTAATCAACTACTCTAATATCCTTTAGATATTGTAGGCAACTTAACGTATCTATGTATATTAGAAATCAACCTTACTGATAGGGCCAGTCACTCTCCCTCCCTATTTCCCATGTGAGATTTGGTTCATTTACGTCATCATCGTCATTTCTTAGAGGTGTTCCCTTGCTCAGACCTACTCTAACGCCCCACTCCGGACTAGGTCGTTATAGTCCTCTACCAGCTTCCATCGGATTCGTCCCCCGAACCTAACattgtacgtggagagtcggctctgataccaattgtaacaagTTAGTCAAATACCACATAGGTATTGTCCGCTTTAACCCAAATTTAACATGTTGGGCCTCATGACTTTAAAACGTATCTGCATGTATTAGAAATCAAGCTTAGTAATAAGTTCTAATCACTCTCTCCATTTCTGATATGGGATTCAGATCATTCCTTCCACAACATTCATCCCTTAGGGTTGCTCGTTGTTCAGGCTTTCTACCCTAACACGACCCACAACAAGATTGTTATTGTAACAATGTAACAATCTCATTTAAcatcatgtagatattgtccgtttTTGCctaaatccaacaccttggaaGTCACAATTTTAAAATGTGTCTACATGTATTAAAAATTCACCTTACTGATATGCTTCAGTCATTCTCTCTCCATCTTCGATATGcgattcagttcattcatgtCTCTATCGTCATCCCTTGGGATCGCTCTAGTTCATTCATGTCCCTCTCCCCATCCCTTGGGATCGTTCCTTTTTTAGGCTAGTACGGTCAATGAGCGGAGAAGCTCATGACTGGCTTGTTGTTcgactcgataaaagctcgaccGTGTTTGGCttgatttataaacgagccgagcttgaacacgATTTTGAAGCTGGATTCATAAACGGGCGAGATTGAACGTGATTTTGAGGCTCGATTCATAAACAAGCGAGCTTGAGCATGATGAAACTCAGCTCGAAAGCTTACGAGTAGGCtcgattatttttttcaatagcAGTATTTCTTAGGTGGGACAAACTTAGGATTTTGtcgaaatttaaaattttgatatcattgatgaattaaaccatttatgttttttttatgtattaaatatttaaatttgagATTGTTTCATTTGCTAAACTTGATATTATTTCATTTCTAGAAGGTGAGTTTGTCTGTGAATACAATAAACGAGCAATAAACCAACTGTTAGCGAGTATATTGTTTATTTGTTGACGCACGTTGCTCATAAACTTACctatgaacataattaataagttattattgaGCAAATTTCATAAACAAAACTAAGGAAGTGCACATAAGCAAATTTCATAAACATTATTAACGAGTTATCCCCGAGAAGCTCATGAATGGATAATTTCCTTAATGAACTGAGGATTTTAGGTTCGAACAGAACTTGTTAatcttttatcgagccgaacaTGAGCAGTCTAAAATTCGATTTAGAGTCCTGGTTAGGCTGTCTATCGAAGGGCCACCCACTCCGGAGGGGTAGTTAGTGATTGATTAACTTGGAACCCATTAATCAGATATACACTTAAAAACAACAAGAAAGCAAGGTATAGCAATAAAAGCATGAAGTTAGTATAATGAAAGATGTACCTTTATTCCAGCTATAATCATTCTTGAGAAGTAGGTCTGGAGTTGGTTTAAAAGGTCCATGTTCACAGAAGGCTCCTGCTCCGATCGATGAACAACCAGGTCCTACAAAATAAGACAGATTTGATAACTTCCTTCCTTCCTTGAGGGAGGACCATTTAATTGAATCTTATAAACAAAAAATACCTCCATTTAACCAGAGGACAAGAGGCTTGGAAGATGGGTCAGTTTCTGCTTCAACAAAGTAGTAGAAAAGAGCTCTCTGCTTCTGTTTATCTACACTTATATACCCTCCATATTGCCTGAAACTGCTCTCCGGTTGACCAGGCAATGAAAGGATATGGTTATCATGACCCTTTGAAACTGATTCTCTTATTAGAAACACTAAAACTACTGTACAGATTATTGTAATCCACTTCTCTGCTTTCATTTTTGCAACTGCCGGAGAAGGTGGAGATATGGATTTGCCTTCTCCCTCTACACTACAAAACTATGTTTCTTTTATCCCAATATATTTCACAATTGTCCCTGATTTATTGAAAATGTTGGTTTTTCCCCTCTAACATATTATTTAGCACATCAAAATTGGTAAAATGTTAATCAGTACACTGAGATTTCACCAATTTTAATAAGTAAAAGGCAAATGTTACATGTGGCAAAAGACAAGATTAAAAGACAAATAGTTGCGTAAGCTTTTGTATCTCAcacttaaattttaattatggtTTATTCTTTTGAAAAGCAAATATAATCATTAAGAGTGTTTTTTATtgtgattaataaaaataatgtttaacaTTTTGTAAGGTGAAAATCTGGTTATTTATttacagaaaatgtaaaatgtgAGTTTCTTGTGACTTTGAAGTTTGAACAAGAAGACATGGGTAAAAAGCTGcgtataaatatttatattatcatGAAATCATGAATAGGAATGGAAATGTTATGCataaagaaagagagagagaatgtGTGCCCGTGATTCCTCACTATGGACAAAAAAGAAAGGTGGAGGAGCATGTGGgcattttcttgaaaatatctaTCTTTCTACTTCCCACCATTTCATGTTTTGGTTCACATGCACTTCATGTGAATTACCATTCCATCCATTTCCCTACACTTCACTATCACCTTTCTACGCATCAAaccaatgttttaaaaaccatATCAGATATCGAATCGGTATATTAAAGGATTCAAAGGTCAATGGATTCAACTGGTTAACTTGGACTAGTTGAACCGAATgacattatatataataaaattctttttaattaaacatgaaattaataaattaaaattaaaaaccaaaatattgaatttatattaaaatgaatTTAGGTAGGTTAGAGTTAGAAATGTATATACCGTTTGTATACAatgtaatataaaaattataaattaaacatagagaaactataatttattaaatgctatttgtttttaaattttaacctaaaaaaagaaaatctaagccattttgaaatttgaaactAGGGATAGGGATATATATCTCTACCACATaatcaatatattaaaaaaaaaatattaggatAGGCACACAGatgaaaaaagtttaaatttaTGAATCTCACATCTGTGAGGAACAAAAGCAAAAAAGAAAGTGCACTATAAAAAGAGTAGGGGTATAATTTTaacttaataaaatattatatcttTTTTAACTCAAATCGGGGTGAAACCGGTACGCCAGTTTCACCCGGTTTCTATGAGGTCACTAGTAGTACATTAACCGGATCGAATGTTTGGCCGGTTCGCGTTCAACCGGTTTGACCGGCCGATCCGGTCCGGCTTTTAAAATCATGCATCAAACCCTTCAAGTATTCCAATACTAATCCAatgtcttttatttatttaataatacccaaatcttttttttttgtgcaaaTATAATCTAAAATAAAGTGTTTCTATTTTACTAAATTTTATACATTATTAATTACTTAAGTATGATTCGTTAAGAGTGTCGTTTCCAAATCCTACAAGTCAAACAAGAAGGTGTTTGCTTAATCATAGAGGAAGGCTATCCAATCGTTTAAGTCAATTCTAAAGATAGAGAAAACAATAGCATTAGGACAAGTATTGCATTGAGAAGAGTTCCATAAATTGTGTAATGCGTAAAGCATATTTTTTCAAGGGACTGAGATCCTTTAAATATGAGTAGAGGATTGCTAGTCTAATTGGGAATAAAATGAGTTTTTATCTAAATAGAAAAGAAGCCTAAGTGAGTCAGGTCTACGTAAAAGTAGGAGAAAAACGTGCCTGCTCATAAACTTCCTAAATAGACCATGAATGTGGTATCTCGTTTAGAAATGAATCGTGTaatcttactgagatttttgagATACTCCACATTTAAGGAACCATGGTTCCACTTCAAAATAGGGGTTTTAGCTGATTAAGGTTGTTGAAAGAGATTAGTTCCCGAATGAACGTGTCTTTAATTACTCTATGTATATCTGTTAGTAAAATGTTTGTTTCTCTTTCAATACTACTTCATTTTATATCCATAATTATTCCCTAAACTTATAAAGTCCCAAGGAATCAAGATTCCATCATAAACCCGTATCCTTCTTATGATTTGTACTCCAAAAAATTGGTTTTCTAaatcaaatgaatttgatgaaaaATAGTATTCTTAGATTGATTCCTGCATCTCTCCAACTCTTGAAAATATCGATTTATCTCTATGATTTGTGGATGAGTAAAACATTTTctttaatgaaaataaataagtaattgctcaatttgataaataattgtaaatagtgACTATTTGAATGAAAAAAGAGGAAGCAATTTGTTATTTCTTttgaattatttattttctctctttttccttgcattttccttttatattaatatttttaaattttaaattatgcACCAACAATAGATTTCCTTTTAAAATTTTTAGGAAGTTACTAAGTATATGACTTCACGTAATGTCTAAATAATAATGAAGCAAGAGCAAACCAACAAACTCAAACATAAACAGTTAGTTGGAAAGATAGCGACATTTTTTATAAGTCAACATGTGCTCGAGCAAGCAATGGAGGTAAGTTCGATGCAAGAGTCGCTTACGTACATCAACCGTATGTG
The DNA window shown above is from Euphorbia lathyris chromosome 1, ddEupLath1.1, whole genome shotgun sequence and carries:
- the LOC136206304 gene encoding serine carboxypeptidase-like 45; its protein translation is MKAEKWITIICTVVLVFLIRESVSKGHDNHILSLPGQPESSFRQYGGYISVDKQKQRALFYYFVEAETDPSSKPLVLWLNGGPGCSSIGAGAFCEHGPFKPTPDLLLKNDYSWNKEANMLYLESPAGVGFSYSANHSFYTSVNDEITAQDNLSFLEAWFTQFPEYKDRDFFITGESYAGHYVPQLAHKIVQSKAKINLKGIALGNPLLEFNTDFNSRAEYLWSHGLISDATYDIFTTVCNFSQIRRQYAATGSLSLDCSRVNRQVSREISKFIDTYDITLDVCLSSIQSQSHKLNHLEYMGEINVCVEDETSTYLNRKDVQNALHARLHGVNQWTICSNVVRYNMQNLEIPMIPVLGDLISSGIRVLVYSGDQDSVLPLTGTRTLVDRLAKEHGLNITVPYRTWFQGKQVGGWTQVYGDMMLSYATIRGASHEAPFSQPERSLVLFAAFLGGKEMPQQI